In a single window of the Manis pentadactyla isolate mManPen7 chromosome 15 unlocalized genomic scaffold, mManPen7.hap1 SUPER_15_unloc_1, whole genome shotgun sequence genome:
- the LOC130682276 gene encoding uncharacterized protein LOC130682276, giving the protein MVDRRCVRLRLPPGAQAPAAPAIGPDFEPPPRPDLRSSSSAASSLAPSYLLRSVQSGPRFRGEGDSDGSAGRKKEAVYGTQHRALVSHLNGTSPAADLKVSSARFPCVSLSGSPVSLGSRESHLSGGQDSPSEASPWTPGTEEGRGHLRESRLRMRFSGFPKARVSGIRAREPDWVSMRSVSLSVCLTSSLLLRAAPASG; this is encoded by the exons ATGGTGGACCGGCGCTGTGTtcggctgcgccttcctcccggcgCGCAGGCCCCGGCGGCCCCGGCGATCGGCCCGGACTTCGAGCCGCCGCCCCGGCCGGACCTGCGCTCGTCCAGCTCTGCCGCCTCCAGCCTTGCACCGTCGTACCTGCTGCGGAGCGTCCagagcgggccccgcttcaggggtgaaggcgacagcgacggctctgcgggccggaag aaggaagccgtctatggcacacaacatcgggcgctcgtcagccacttaaatgggactagcccggctgccgatctcaaagtctcgagcgccaggttcccctgcgtctccctcagtggatcccccgtctcccttgggagccgggaaagtcacctgagtggaggccaggattccccttcagaggcatctccttggacgccagggactgaggaaggccgtgggcacctgcgagagtctaggctgaggatgcgcttcagcggcttcccaaaggcccgcgtgtctggaatcagagcccgagagcccgactgggtatccatgaggagtgtctctctttctgtctgcctgacttccagcctgcttctccgggccgccccagcctctgggtga
- the LOC130682303 gene encoding phospholipid phosphatase-related protein type 2-like translates to MNAVSTRMYLTLMFRVKGSCLVKPSVCLALLCPAFLVVVVRVAEYRNHLSDVLAGFLTGAAIATFLVTCVVHNSQSRLPSGRRLSPWEDLGQAPAMESPLEKFSVAQKPEACRPHWTPARLTPPKPQKCTRHGHLIPSCVSSRAPAMCSSPCVPHPRLRSEPTPLPLPVPAPAPSQGPSPSSPGPGGPGGGGGRGRKLLLPTPLLRDLYTLSGLYPSPFHRDSFSPYLFASSDHLL, encoded by the exons ATGAACGCAGTGTCCACTCGG ATGTACTTGACACTCATGTTCCGTGTGAAGGGTTCCTGCCTGGTCAAACCCTCGGTCTGCCTGGCCCTGCTATGCCCTGCCTTCCTGGTGGTCGTGGTCCGCGTGGCTGAGTACCGCAACCACTTGTCGGACGTTCTGGCTGGCTTTCTTACCGGGGCAGCCATCGCCACCTTTCTG GTCACCTGTGTCGTGCACAACTCCCAGAGCCGGCTGCCTTCTGGCCGAAGGCTCTCCCCCTGGGAGGACTTGGGCCAAGCCCCCGCCATGGAGAGCCCCCTCGAAAAGTTTAGTGTGGCCCAG AAACCCGAGGCCTGCAGGCCGCATTGGACACCGGCACGGCTCACCCCACCCA AGCCGCAGAAGTGCACCCGCCATGGCCACCTGATCCCCAGCTGCGTGTCCTCCAGGGCTCCAGCCATGTGTTCGTCGCCCTGTGTGCCCCACCCTCGGTTGAGGTCTGAGCCGACACCGCTGCCCCTGCCTGTGCCTGCACCAGCTCCCAGCCAgggcccctcaccctcctccccgGGGCCTGGGGGGCCAGGTGGGGGAGGCGGACGTGGTCGGAAGCTGCTGCTGCCCACACCTCTACTGCGGGACCTGTACACCCTGAGCGGACTCTACCCCTCCCCTTTTCACCGGGACAGCTTCAGCCCTTACCTATTTGCCAGCAGTGACCACCTGCTGTGa